A single window of Hyla sarda isolate aHylSar1 chromosome 2, aHylSar1.hap1, whole genome shotgun sequence DNA harbors:
- the LOC130357615 gene encoding uncharacterized protein LOC130357615 isoform X1: MDNWRRRDSPDEENMRRQPPPPPSSPTDEMMENNAEVTAHLPGQCLEDSVQVLPRVTCQLAQFTISETDSTSSDEDTSSDESSPISPIRPNSPISSIGSISLQQVPAPQCPQHIFLHCPGSLTDSSSSDEETTSSDEYSPISPISPIRPNSPICPIGSISSISDQPQPRYSVRYPGQVIPEDWFIGPMPELASMPEYRAMCEWYSSDREAHRDNLVVTHSHVSRPSEATSAEELISINITCAFNCTISSRPFMRLYRNLRSRLMKAAQRLRRALQQH; the protein is encoded by the exons ATGGATAATTGGAGAAGAAGAGACTCCCCCGATGAG GAGAATATGAGGAGACAACCACCACCTCCACCTTCTTCACCTACTGATGAAATGATGGAGAATAACGCTGAG GTTACGGCACATCTACCTGGGCAGTGCCTTGAGGACAGCGTACAG GTTCTCCCAAGAGTTACCTGTCAGCTCGCCCAGTTTACCATCTCTGAG ACTGATAGCACATCATCAGATGAGGATACAAGTTCGGATGAATCCAGTCCCATCAGCCCCATCCGTCCTAACAGTCCTATTAGCTCCATCGGCAGCATCAGCCTTCAG CAGGTCCCAGCACCCCAGTGTCCTCAGCACATCTTTCTTCATTGTCCTGGCTCCCTG ACTGATAGTTCTTCATCAGATGAGGAAACAACAAGTTCGGATGAATACAGTCCCATCAGTCCCATCAGCCCCATCCGTCCTAACAGTCCCATCTGTCCTATCGGCTCGATCAGCAGcatcagtgatcag CCACAACCAAGGTACTCCGTAAGATACCCAGGACAAGTCATCCCGGAG GATTGGTTCATTGGTCCCATGCCTGAGTTGGCCTCAATGCCGGAGTATAGGGCCATGTGTGAGTGGTACAGCTCAGACCGCGAG GCACATAGAGATAATCTGGTGGTCACACACAGTCATGTCAGCAGACCATCTGAAGCAACATCAGCAGAGGAATTAATAAGTATAAACATTACATGTGCCTTCAACTGCACCATATCATCGAGGCCATTCATGAGATTATATAGAAACCTTAGATCGAGACTTATGAAGGCGGCCCAAAGATTACGGAGGGCCCTGCAAcagcactga
- the LOC130357615 gene encoding uncharacterized protein LOC130357615 isoform X4, whose translation MDNWRRRDSPDEENMRRQPPPPPSSPTDEMMENNAEVTAHLPGQCLEDSVQVLPRVTCQLAQFTISETDSTSSDEDTSSDESSPISPIRPNSPISSIGSISLQQVPAPQCPQHIFLHCPGSLTDSSSSDEETTSSDEYSPISPISPIRPNSPICPIGSISSISDQPQPRYSVRYPGQVIPEAHRDNLVVTHSHVSRPSEATSAEELISINITCAFNCTISSRPFMRLYRNLRSRLMKAAQRLRRALQQH comes from the exons ATGGATAATTGGAGAAGAAGAGACTCCCCCGATGAG GAGAATATGAGGAGACAACCACCACCTCCACCTTCTTCACCTACTGATGAAATGATGGAGAATAACGCTGAG GTTACGGCACATCTACCTGGGCAGTGCCTTGAGGACAGCGTACAG GTTCTCCCAAGAGTTACCTGTCAGCTCGCCCAGTTTACCATCTCTGAG ACTGATAGCACATCATCAGATGAGGATACAAGTTCGGATGAATCCAGTCCCATCAGCCCCATCCGTCCTAACAGTCCTATTAGCTCCATCGGCAGCATCAGCCTTCAG CAGGTCCCAGCACCCCAGTGTCCTCAGCACATCTTTCTTCATTGTCCTGGCTCCCTG ACTGATAGTTCTTCATCAGATGAGGAAACAACAAGTTCGGATGAATACAGTCCCATCAGTCCCATCAGCCCCATCCGTCCTAACAGTCCCATCTGTCCTATCGGCTCGATCAGCAGcatcagtgatcag CCACAACCAAGGTACTCCGTAAGATACCCAGGACAAGTCATCCCGGAG GCACATAGAGATAATCTGGTGGTCACACACAGTCATGTCAGCAGACCATCTGAAGCAACATCAGCAGAGGAATTAATAAGTATAAACATTACATGTGCCTTCAACTGCACCATATCATCGAGGCCATTCATGAGATTATATAGAAACCTTAGATCGAGACTTATGAAGGCGGCCCAAAGATTACGGAGGGCCCTGCAAcagcactga
- the LOC130357615 gene encoding uncharacterized protein LOC130357615 isoform X2: MDNWRRRDSPDEENMRRQPPPPPSSPTDEMMENNAEVTAHLPGQCLEDSVQVLPRVTCQLAQFTISETDSTSSDEDTSSDESSPISPIRPNSPISSIGSISLQVPAPQCPQHIFLHCPGSLTDSSSSDEETTSSDEYSPISPISPIRPNSPICPIGSISSISDQPQPRYSVRYPGQVIPEDWFIGPMPELASMPEYRAMCEWYSSDREAHRDNLVVTHSHVSRPSEATSAEELISINITCAFNCTISSRPFMRLYRNLRSRLMKAAQRLRRALQQH; this comes from the exons ATGGATAATTGGAGAAGAAGAGACTCCCCCGATGAG GAGAATATGAGGAGACAACCACCACCTCCACCTTCTTCACCTACTGATGAAATGATGGAGAATAACGCTGAG GTTACGGCACATCTACCTGGGCAGTGCCTTGAGGACAGCGTACAG GTTCTCCCAAGAGTTACCTGTCAGCTCGCCCAGTTTACCATCTCTGAG ACTGATAGCACATCATCAGATGAGGATACAAGTTCGGATGAATCCAGTCCCATCAGCCCCATCCGTCCTAACAGTCCTATTAGCTCCATCGGCAGCATCAGCCTTCAG GTCCCAGCACCCCAGTGTCCTCAGCACATCTTTCTTCATTGTCCTGGCTCCCTG ACTGATAGTTCTTCATCAGATGAGGAAACAACAAGTTCGGATGAATACAGTCCCATCAGTCCCATCAGCCCCATCCGTCCTAACAGTCCCATCTGTCCTATCGGCTCGATCAGCAGcatcagtgatcag CCACAACCAAGGTACTCCGTAAGATACCCAGGACAAGTCATCCCGGAG GATTGGTTCATTGGTCCCATGCCTGAGTTGGCCTCAATGCCGGAGTATAGGGCCATGTGTGAGTGGTACAGCTCAGACCGCGAG GCACATAGAGATAATCTGGTGGTCACACACAGTCATGTCAGCAGACCATCTGAAGCAACATCAGCAGAGGAATTAATAAGTATAAACATTACATGTGCCTTCAACTGCACCATATCATCGAGGCCATTCATGAGATTATATAGAAACCTTAGATCGAGACTTATGAAGGCGGCCCAAAGATTACGGAGGGCCCTGCAAcagcactga
- the LOC130357615 gene encoding uncharacterized protein LOC130357615 isoform X3, translated as MDNWRRRDSPDEENMRRQPPPPPSSPTDEMMENNAEVTAHLPGQCLEDSVQVLPRVTCQLAQFTISETDSTSSDEDTSSDESSPISPIRPNSPISSIGSISLQTDSSSSDEETTSSDEYSPISPISPIRPNSPICPIGSISSISDQPQPRYSVRYPGQVIPEDWFIGPMPELASMPEYRAMCEWYSSDREAHRDNLVVTHSHVSRPSEATSAEELISINITCAFNCTISSRPFMRLYRNLRSRLMKAAQRLRRALQQH; from the exons ATGGATAATTGGAGAAGAAGAGACTCCCCCGATGAG GAGAATATGAGGAGACAACCACCACCTCCACCTTCTTCACCTACTGATGAAATGATGGAGAATAACGCTGAG GTTACGGCACATCTACCTGGGCAGTGCCTTGAGGACAGCGTACAG GTTCTCCCAAGAGTTACCTGTCAGCTCGCCCAGTTTACCATCTCTGAG ACTGATAGCACATCATCAGATGAGGATACAAGTTCGGATGAATCCAGTCCCATCAGCCCCATCCGTCCTAACAGTCCTATTAGCTCCATCGGCAGCATCAGCCTTCAG ACTGATAGTTCTTCATCAGATGAGGAAACAACAAGTTCGGATGAATACAGTCCCATCAGTCCCATCAGCCCCATCCGTCCTAACAGTCCCATCTGTCCTATCGGCTCGATCAGCAGcatcagtgatcag CCACAACCAAGGTACTCCGTAAGATACCCAGGACAAGTCATCCCGGAG GATTGGTTCATTGGTCCCATGCCTGAGTTGGCCTCAATGCCGGAGTATAGGGCCATGTGTGAGTGGTACAGCTCAGACCGCGAG GCACATAGAGATAATCTGGTGGTCACACACAGTCATGTCAGCAGACCATCTGAAGCAACATCAGCAGAGGAATTAATAAGTATAAACATTACATGTGCCTTCAACTGCACCATATCATCGAGGCCATTCATGAGATTATATAGAAACCTTAGATCGAGACTTATGAAGGCGGCCCAAAGATTACGGAGGGCCCTGCAAcagcactga